One segment of Macrotis lagotis isolate mMagLag1 chromosome 1, bilby.v1.9.chrom.fasta, whole genome shotgun sequence DNA contains the following:
- the OR51S1 gene encoding olfactory receptor 51S1, producing the protein MIPTFLLVGIPGLVATPSWWVLILVTIYLVCALGNGTVLWVIAVEPSLHRPMYFFLFLLGVSDMGLATALMPTLLKLSLFDSHTVPAFACFLQMFFIHVFSVMESSVLLAMAFDRALAICRPLRYPALLTNSVTSKIGLVIIFRCVSLHLPLPFLLAWMPYCHPQVLSHSYCLHPDISRLSCPGVQGAAYSLFVVVSAMGLDPVLIFLSYALIGQALRGITSHEDRHRAQHTCAVHISAVLLFYVPMILLALVDRLRLPIPQGAHTFLSYIHFLLPPLINPVLYSVKMREVREKILRRFQSIKVRSFP; encoded by the coding sequence ATGATTCCTACCTTCCTGCTGGTAGGCATCCCAGGTCTGGTAGCCACACCATCATGGTGGGTCCTCATTTTGGTAACCATCTACCTTGTGTGTGCCCTGGGAAATGGAACAGTCCTCTGGGTCATCGCTGTGGAACCCTCACTCCATCGTCCAATgtacttctttctcttcctgctAGGTGTATCCGATATGGGCTTGGCCACAGCACTGATGCCCACACTGCTGAAACTTTCTCTTTTTGATTCTCACACAGTTCCAGCATTTGCCTGCTTCCTCCAAATGTTCTTCATTCATGTTTTCTCTGTCATGGAGTCCTCCGTCCTGCTAGCAATGGCCTTTGATCGGGCACTGGCCATCTGTCGTCCTCTTCGATATCCAGCCCTACTCACAAATAGTGTGACTAGCAAGATAGGTCTGGTCATCATCTTCCGTTGTGTTAGTCTCCATCTacctttgccatttcttttggCCTGGATGCCCTACTGCCATCCTCAGGTTTTATCCCACTCCTATTGTTTGCACCCAGATATTTCCCGGTTATCCTGTCCTGGTGTCCAAGGTGCAGCCTACAGCCTATTTGTGGTCGTATCTGCTATGGGTTTGGACCCTGTCCTCATCTTCCTGTCCTATGCCCTCATTGGGCAGGCACTTCGGGGTATAACTTCACATGAAGATCGCCACCGTGCCCAGCATACCTGTGCTGTTCACATCTCTGCTGTTCTTCTATTCTATGTTCCTATGATCCTCCTAGCACTTGTTGACCGACTAAGGTTACCCATTCCCCAAGGTGCCCACACATTTCTCTCTTATATTCACTTCTTGCTTCCACCTCTGATCAACCCTGTTCTCTATAGTGTCAAGATGAGAGAGGTCAGAGAAAAGATCCTCAGAAGGTTCCAGTCCATAAAAGTCAGATCTTTTCCATGA